A portion of the Pseudomonas sp. PSE14 genome contains these proteins:
- the gcl gene encoding glyoxylate carboligase — MARMRAIEAAVLVMRREGVDTAFGVPGAAINPMYAAMKKLGGIDHVLARHVEGASHMAEGYTRTTAGNIGVCIGTSGPAGTDMVTGLYSASADSIPILCITGQAPRARMHKEDFQAVDITSIVKPVTKWATTVLEPGQVPYAFQKAFYEMRSGRPGPVLIDLPFDVQMAEIEFDIDAYEPLPVQKPKATRAQAEKALALLNDAERPLICAGGGIINADASDKLVEFAELTGVPVVPTLMGWGTIPDDHPLMAGMCGLQTSHRYGNATVLESDMVFGIGNRWANRHTGSVDVYTAGRKFVHVDIEPTQIGRVFTPDLGIVSDAGSALEVFLEVAREWKAAGKLKDRSAWVESCRERKRTMQRKTHFDNVPVKPQRVYEEMNEFFGKETCYVSTIGLSQIAGAQFLHVYKPRHWINCGQAGPLGWTIPAALGVVKADPSRQVVALSGDYDFQFMIEELAAGAQFNLPYIHVLVNNSYLGLIRQAQRGFEIDYCVQLAFDNVNAPELNGYGVDHVAVVEGLGCKAIRVFDPEQIGAAFAQARELMQKHRVPVVVEVILERVTNISMGTEINAVNEFEELALKGADAPTAISLLD, encoded by the coding sequence ATGGCCAGAATGAGAGCAATCGAGGCTGCCGTACTGGTAATGCGTCGCGAAGGCGTCGATACCGCCTTCGGCGTGCCAGGCGCCGCCATCAACCCCATGTATGCGGCCATGAAGAAACTCGGCGGCATCGATCACGTCCTGGCTCGCCACGTCGAAGGCGCGTCGCACATGGCCGAGGGTTACACCCGCACCACCGCCGGCAACATCGGCGTGTGCATCGGCACCTCCGGCCCTGCCGGCACCGACATGGTCACCGGCCTGTACTCGGCCTCTGCCGACTCCATCCCGATTCTCTGCATCACCGGCCAGGCGCCTCGTGCTCGCATGCACAAGGAAGACTTCCAGGCCGTGGACATCACCAGCATCGTCAAGCCGGTCACCAAGTGGGCTACTACCGTTCTGGAGCCGGGCCAGGTGCCCTACGCCTTCCAGAAGGCCTTCTATGAAATGCGCAGCGGCCGTCCGGGCCCCGTGCTGATCGACCTGCCGTTCGACGTGCAGATGGCCGAAATCGAATTCGACATCGACGCCTACGAGCCGCTGCCGGTACAGAAGCCGAAAGCCACCCGCGCCCAGGCCGAGAAAGCCCTGGCCCTGCTCAACGACGCCGAGCGTCCGCTGATCTGCGCCGGCGGCGGCATCATCAACGCCGATGCCTCCGACAAACTGGTCGAGTTCGCCGAGCTGACCGGCGTACCGGTAGTCCCGACCCTGATGGGCTGGGGCACCATCCCAGACGATCACCCGCTGATGGCCGGCATGTGCGGTCTGCAGACCTCACACCGCTACGGCAACGCCACCGTACTGGAATCGGACATGGTGTTCGGCATCGGCAACCGCTGGGCCAACCGCCACACCGGTTCGGTCGACGTCTACACCGCGGGCCGCAAGTTCGTCCACGTGGACATCGAACCGACCCAGATCGGCCGCGTCTTCACCCCGGACCTGGGCATCGTTTCCGACGCCGGCTCCGCGCTGGAAGTCTTCCTGGAAGTCGCCCGCGAGTGGAAAGCCGCCGGCAAGCTGAAGGACCGCAGCGCCTGGGTGGAATCCTGCCGTGAGCGCAAGCGCACCATGCAGCGCAAGACCCACTTCGACAACGTGCCGGTCAAGCCGCAGCGCGTCTACGAAGAGATGAACGAGTTCTTCGGCAAGGAAACCTGCTACGTCAGCACCATCGGTCTGTCGCAGATCGCCGGCGCCCAGTTCCTGCACGTGTACAAGCCGCGTCACTGGATCAACTGCGGCCAGGCCGGCCCGCTGGGCTGGACCATTCCGGCTGCCCTGGGTGTGGTCAAGGCCGACCCGAGCCGTCAGGTTGTCGCACTGTCGGGCGACTATGACTTCCAGTTCATGATCGAAGAACTGGCGGCCGGTGCGCAGTTCAACCTGCCGTACATCCACGTGCTGGTGAACAACTCCTACCTGGGTCTGATCCGTCAGGCACAGCGCGGCTTCGAGATCGACTACTGCGTGCAGCTGGCGTTCGACAACGTCAACGCACCGGAACTCAACGGCTACGGCGTGGATCACGTTGCGGTGGTTGAAGGCCTGGGCTGTAAAGCCATCCGCGTCTTCGACCCGGAGCAGATCGGCGCTGCCTTCGCCCAGGCCCGCGAGCTGATGCAGAAGCACCGTGTGCCGGTTGTCGTGGAAGTCATCCTGGAGCGCGTCACCAACATCTCCATGGGTACCGAGATCAACGCGGTGAACGAGTTCGAGGAACTGGCGCTCAAGGGTGCCGACGCCCCGACCGCCATCTCGCTGCTGGATTGA
- a CDS encoding heme-binding protein, translating to MSTISLETALDITRQALVASRELSTAPLTIAVLDAGGHLVTLQREDGASMLRPQIAIGKAWGAVALGKSSRVLAADAQQRPSFIAAVNTLAQGNVVPAPGGVLIRNSANEVIGAIGISGDASDIDEQCAIRGVQALGLVADAG from the coding sequence ATGAGCACCATCAGTCTGGAAACCGCACTGGACATCACCCGCCAGGCCCTGGTCGCCAGCCGCGAGCTGTCCACCGCGCCGCTGACCATTGCCGTACTGGATGCCGGCGGACACCTGGTGACCCTGCAGCGCGAAGACGGCGCGAGCATGCTTCGCCCGCAGATCGCCATCGGCAAGGCCTGGGGCGCCGTGGCGCTGGGCAAGTCGTCGCGCGTGCTGGCGGCGGACGCGCAGCAGCGCCCGTCCTTCATTGCGGCGGTGAATACCCTGGCGCAAGGCAATGTGGTCCCTGCGCCGGGCGGCGTGCTGATCCGTAACTCGGCCAATGAAGTGATCGGTGCCATCGGCATCAGCGGCGATGCCTCCGATATCGACGAGCAATGCGCGATCCGTGGCGTACAGGCACTGGGCCTGGTCGCCGACGCGGGCTGA